A part of Saccharomyces cerevisiae S288C chromosome XIV, complete sequence genomic DNA contains:
- the COS10 gene encoding Cos10p (Endosomal protein involved in turnover of plasma membrane proteins; member of the DUP380 subfamily of conserved, often subtelomeric COS genes; required for the multivesicular vesicle body sorting pathway that internalizes plasma membrane proteins for degradation; Cos proteins provide ubiquitin in trans for nonubiquitinated cargo proteins) — MGEEIRLLSSKGLETHSSFCLPEDIFRNRLTWLCSEIRNSGFWIWSLSWLPLAVWWGMASTWFYPLLTSVVLILALIAILPVVQIQYSKYTLSNQLTQLSKEIIKSAPGAYSADWDAVAIHFNSYLYENKAWKTAHFFFNGTDCQEAFRKTILEPAVLRRQNEDPRFSSIEILVPYTEDAVQVYFTKVNAQWRLIHGKKECKLTMLENVKLPKETYRCKLAWSCQRIRISFSPLDFLPDMSDFFICANLSPACLVSYWLIDIFFRMIDDFQNIRPKSMKVDDKMQYLSDIINEQGASPEKWDTIARKTNTRLFEKRVWKNEEFFFDGTDCQAFFERNFSSLLFSKKSASPRSLNVELWKYIQEAQLSCNYEPLP, encoded by the coding sequence ATGGGGGAAGAGATTAGACTTTTGTCCTCTAAAGGTCTTGAGACCCATAGTAGCTTTTGTTTGCCCGAGGATATTTTCAGAAACCGTTTAACATGGTTGTGCAGTGAGATTCGCAACTCAGGATTTTGGATCTGGTCGCTATCATGGTTACCGCTTGCCGTTTGGTGGGGGATGGCCAGTACTTGGTTTTATCCCCTTCTGACTTCAGTAGTTCTAATCCTGGCGCTAATTGCTATTTTGCCAGTAGTTCAAATACAGTACAGTAAATATACTTTATCAAATCAACTCACCCAGCTTTCTAAAGAAATCATCAAAAGTGCACCAGGTGCATACTCTGCTGATTGGGACGCTGTTGCAATACATTTCAATTCCTACTTGTATGAAAACAAAGCATGGAAAACTgcacattttttttttaatggtACTGACTGCCAAGAAGCATTCAGGAAAACCATTCTAGAGCCAGCTGTTTTGAGGAGACAAAACGAAGATCCTAGGTTCAGTTCAATTGAGATTTTGGTCCCTTACACCGAAGACGCGGTGCAGGTTTATTTTACAAAAGTAAACGCACAGTGGAGGTTGATCCATGGTAAGAAGGAATGCAAACTTACTATGTTGGAAAATGTCAAGCTTCCTAAGGAAACCTATCGCTGCAAGCTAGCATGGAGTTGCCAGAGAATCAGGATTTCTTTCTCTCCACTAGACTTCCTTCCTGATATGTCTGACTTCTTTATTTGTGCAAATTTATCACCAGCATGCTTGGTATCTTATTGGCTAATAGacattttctttagaatGATAGatgattttcaaaacataAGGCCTAAATCGATGAAAGTTGATGATAAAATGCAGTACCTATCAGATATTATAAACGAGCAGGGTGCTAGCCCTGAAAAATGGGATACAATTGCAAGGAAAACGAATACAcgattatttgaaaagaggGTCTGGAAAAACGAagagtttttctttgatgggACTGATTGTCAGGCATTCTTTGAACGGAACTTTAGTAGCCTTTTGttctcaaaaaaatctgcGTCGCCTAGATCATTAAACGTTGAACTTTGGAAATACATTCAAGAAGCGCAATTGAGCTGTAACTATGAGCCGTTACCATAA